In the genome of Cellvibrio sp. KY-YJ-3, one region contains:
- a CDS encoding NIPSNAP family protein, with the protein MKKIIFTLITLFSFFALTPALAADESPVFELRVYTTHPGKMPDLLARFKNHTTKLFERHGMVNVGYWLPVEQKGGDKLHYILKYKNRAAAEAAWKAFAADPEWIKVQKESEANGPIVAGVESTFLVSTDFSKIQ; encoded by the coding sequence ATGAAAAAAATAATCTTTACCTTGATCACCTTATTCAGTTTTTTTGCGCTTACACCCGCTCTCGCAGCCGACGAATCTCCAGTATTTGAGTTGCGTGTTTACACTACACATCCAGGTAAAATGCCGGATCTGCTGGCACGCTTTAAAAATCACACCACCAAACTTTTTGAGCGCCACGGCATGGTAAATGTCGGCTATTGGTTGCCGGTCGAGCAAAAAGGCGGTGACAAACTTCATTATATTTTGAAATACAAAAACCGTGCTGCAGCAGAAGCGGCGTGGAAGGCATTTGCTGCCGATCCAGAATGGATCAAAGTTCAAAAAGAAAGCGAAGCCAATGGCCCTATAGTTGCCGGGGTTGAATCCACTTTCTTAGTATCTACCGATTTTTCAAAAATCCAGTAA
- a CDS encoding PEP-CTERM sorting domain-containing protein — protein MCNKKIVLYFVFIFCLFASACSQAVVIDFDDLERDYPDQVMQLTDQYANKGVIFDNAYLASWPSENSITGPGFSFSFVGELPVYVSFVLNNLDELKNSVLATGPNNFLEILSTEGGVWGVGAENSTPYMPNQKITLQAEFGISYVHVASQTTPYLDDLVFHYATEVPEPEVLILFLIGLLSMAIRRLNIIFILNRYSSIK, from the coding sequence ATGTGTAACAAAAAAATCGTTTTATATTTCGTTTTTATTTTCTGTTTATTCGCCAGTGCTTGTAGTCAGGCAGTTGTTATTGATTTTGACGATTTGGAGCGGGATTATCCAGATCAGGTAATGCAATTAACCGATCAATATGCAAACAAAGGTGTTATTTTCGATAATGCTTATTTAGCAAGCTGGCCATCAGAAAATAGTATCACTGGCCCCGGTTTTAGCTTTTCATTTGTAGGTGAACTGCCAGTTTATGTCAGTTTTGTTTTGAATAACTTAGATGAATTAAAAAATAGTGTTTTAGCTACGGGTCCAAATAATTTTCTTGAAATACTTTCCACCGAAGGTGGGGTATGGGGAGTGGGCGCTGAAAATAGCACTCCCTACATGCCTAACCAGAAAATCACACTTCAGGCCGAATTTGGTATTTCCTACGTTCATGTTGCAAGCCAAACAACTCCTTATCTGGATGATCTGGTGTTTCACTACGCAACTGAAGTGCCAGAGCCTGAGGTATTGATTTTGTTTCTGATTGGCTTGTTGAGTATGGCAATTCGTCGTCTGAATATCATTTTTATTTTAAACAGGTACAGCTCAATTAAATGA
- a CDS encoding GFA family protein → MLKTYKGSCHCGALQFECDLDLSAGTSRCNCSFCSKTRFWKAFAKGDAFRLLQGSESLSDYQWTSPIESSPILHHFFCKHCGVRPFSRGWLADFGGEFHAVYLTCLDNAEQDVAAAPVQYQDGRNDDYESCPAETRHL, encoded by the coding sequence ATGCTGAAAACATACAAAGGCAGTTGTCACTGTGGTGCACTCCAGTTTGAATGCGACCTTGATTTGTCTGCGGGTACAAGTCGTTGCAATTGTTCCTTCTGCAGTAAAACGCGATTTTGGAAAGCCTTTGCCAAGGGCGACGCTTTCCGTCTGTTGCAAGGCTCTGAAAGTTTGTCGGACTACCAGTGGACATCCCCAATAGAGTCTTCCCCCATACTTCACCACTTCTTTTGCAAGCATTGCGGTGTCAGGCCATTCTCCAGAGGCTGGTTAGCGGATTTTGGTGGAGAGTTTCACGCCGTCTACCTTACCTGTCTGGATAATGCAGAACAGGACGTCGCTGCCGCTCCAGTTCAGTATCAAGATGGTCGCAACGACGATTATGAATCTTGCCCGGCAGAGACCAGACACTTGTGA
- a CDS encoding DUF1905 domain-containing protein: protein MDSICFTSTIKKRGINPYVLVSATLAAQLKENWRKPLPVLVQVNSKPEPPWRINIMPAGDGSFYLYLSGEVLKASNTKVGSVVDVKLQFDADYKPGPVHPMPTWFSEALAQNQLAQQGWDELIPSLQKEILRYMTRLKSIEAQSRNTQLAIHVLAGGKGRFLARSWNE from the coding sequence ATGGATAGTATTTGTTTTACCTCCACGATCAAAAAGCGTGGAATCAATCCTTATGTGCTGGTCAGTGCAACACTGGCTGCACAACTAAAAGAAAATTGGCGTAAGCCCCTTCCCGTACTGGTGCAGGTAAACAGTAAACCGGAGCCACCGTGGCGTATCAATATTATGCCTGCTGGTGATGGAAGTTTTTATTTATATTTGAGTGGTGAAGTACTCAAAGCATCCAATACCAAGGTTGGAAGTGTTGTGGACGTAAAGCTGCAATTTGACGCAGATTATAAACCGGGGCCCGTTCATCCAATGCCTACTTGGTTTAGTGAGGCTTTAGCGCAAAATCAACTTGCCCAGCAAGGCTGGGATGAACTTATTCCGAGCCTTCAAAAGGAAATCTTACGCTACATGACTCGATTGAAATCAATTGAAGCGCAAAGCCGAAATACGCAATTGGCAATACATGTATTAGCAGGTGGTAAAGGACGGTTTTTGGCGAGATCCTGGAATGAATAG
- a CDS encoding bifunctional nitrate reductase/sulfite reductase flavoprotein subunit alpha — protein MSESIVKIDSKTETKNENKSVRSVCPYCGVGCGMVLETDGKKITKVSGDKNHPANFGRLCTKGQTSAQALTNSGRMESAFVRSERNRDPVKTSMAQAISTTAKRLREILDTHGPDAISFYVSGQMSIESQYLANKLAKGFLRTNNIESNSRLCMASAGAGYKLSLGSDAPPGSYQDFDHSDLFLVIGANMADCHPILYLRMMDRVKAGAKLIVVDPRRTTTADKADLYLPIKPGTDLALLNGLLFLLHKNGKTDAEFIAQYTQGWESFPEFLADYTPENVSEITGLSVEQLIKTADMIGNAPEFMTCWTMGLNQSTHGTWNTNAICNLHLATGKICRLGSGPFSLTGQPNAMGGREMGYMGPGLPGQRTLLVEKDREFIEQMWGVEPGSISTKLGKGTVDLFERMAAGEVKACWVICTNPVASVPNRKIVIEGLQKAELVIAQDAFLDTETNRYADILLPGALWAEAEGVMINSERNITLMQEAVNPPGEAMADWEIIARVACEMGFSEGFSFNSAAEVFEEIKQSYNPKTGYDLRGVNYTRLREAPLQWPCADETSTRNPIRYLNTGINQPLKIAEDGSKPFIQFATDSGKAIFHARPHVDAAEMPSAEFPIILNTGRVQHQWHTLTKTGKIATLNKLNPGTFVEINPQDATELGIKNKDKVEIRSRRGYAILPAVVTDRVQPGCCFAPIHWNDVYGDNLCINAVTSDKIDAISQQPELKVAAVALKRVEVFAEASDSTDDSAQNANNHEYDYEMPMAFAAVSEETSMTLIKTFASKIGVVEAVAPEFSDAELIYLGGYVSGLQASAKAISAVPALPADAPIAPPHRTWVNGLLAGMFSRVLPAGVAAMGVVAPAQAKPELVLLWASQTGNAEALAEKFAQQLSVQGWAVNLQSMNDYSVEKLAKNKVVVFVTSTFGDGDAPDNGGDFWGQLTSDTAPDLSAVQFALLALGDSNYDQFCGHGKKLFARLQALGASALVERVDCDSDFESPAAEWFAKLSEQLAPLTSVITASAANSLPSMTATTHPASTVPSLSAAYSKANPYASRLVLNQRLNREGSGKDVRQFGFDLGDSGITYEAGDALGVWPKNCPDYVFELEQALNFNAEAPVVVDTHEKPLHQALLENYEICRPSLEALNFIAQRSNSSELKKLLDAEHKAELQEWLYGRQLADILQEFPIRAGVDEFLPLLKRMQPRLYSIASSSKAQPTRIDLTVSAVRYSRFRDSKKIRKGVASTFLADRAEGVDVPIFVQPSKHFHVPENGDTPLIMVGPGTGVAPFRGFLQERQARGDAGKNWLFFGEQHAASDFYYQDEIQQFQKDGVLNELSLAFSRDQTQKIYVQDRMLERGAELWEWLEQGAYFCVCGDASRMAKDVDQALRDIIQQYGKFDEAETVNYIRKLNMDKRYLRDVY, from the coding sequence ATGTCTGAATCCATTGTTAAAATCGATAGCAAAACCGAGACGAAAAACGAAAACAAATCCGTGCGTTCGGTATGCCCCTACTGCGGCGTTGGTTGCGGCATGGTGCTGGAAACCGACGGTAAAAAAATCACCAAAGTCAGTGGCGATAAAAACCATCCTGCCAATTTTGGCCGCTTGTGTACCAAAGGTCAGACCAGCGCCCAGGCGCTCACCAACTCCGGCCGGATGGAATCCGCCTTTGTGCGCAGTGAACGCAACCGCGACCCAGTAAAAACCTCCATGGCGCAGGCGATCAGTACTACCGCCAAACGCCTGCGCGAGATTCTGGATACTCACGGCCCCGATGCCATCAGCTTTTATGTGTCGGGGCAGATGTCGATTGAATCCCAGTACCTCGCCAACAAACTCGCTAAGGGTTTTTTGCGCACCAACAATATCGAGTCCAACTCGCGCCTGTGTATGGCGAGCGCGGGCGCGGGTTACAAACTCTCCCTCGGCTCCGATGCGCCACCCGGTTCCTATCAGGATTTTGATCACAGCGATTTGTTTTTGGTGATAGGCGCGAACATGGCGGACTGCCACCCGATTTTGTATTTGCGCATGATGGATCGCGTCAAAGCCGGTGCAAAATTAATTGTGGTTGATCCGCGCCGCACTACAACTGCAGACAAAGCGGATCTGTATTTGCCGATCAAACCCGGTACAGATCTCGCATTGTTAAACGGCCTGTTATTTTTGTTGCACAAAAATGGCAAAACCGATGCAGAATTTATTGCGCAGTACACGCAAGGCTGGGAAAGTTTTCCGGAATTTTTAGCGGATTACACACCCGAAAATGTGAGTGAAATTACCGGTCTTTCTGTTGAACAATTAATTAAAACGGCCGACATGATCGGCAATGCGCCCGAGTTTATGACCTGCTGGACTATGGGCTTAAACCAAAGCACCCACGGCACCTGGAATACCAACGCAATTTGCAATTTGCATTTAGCGACAGGAAAAATTTGTCGTTTGGGTAGCGGCCCTTTTTCGCTTACCGGCCAACCCAATGCCATGGGTGGTCGCGAGATGGGTTATATGGGCCCGGGTCTGCCAGGGCAGCGCACATTATTAGTGGAAAAAGATCGTGAATTTATCGAGCAAATGTGGGGCGTTGAACCAGGCAGCATCAGCACCAAACTCGGCAAAGGCACCGTCGATTTATTTGAGCGAATGGCTGCCGGTGAAGTAAAAGCCTGCTGGGTAATTTGCACCAATCCGGTAGCGTCTGTGCCCAACCGCAAAATTGTGATTGAAGGTTTGCAAAAAGCGGAGCTGGTTATCGCGCAGGATGCGTTCCTTGATACCGAAACCAATCGCTACGCCGATATTTTATTGCCCGGTGCTTTATGGGCAGAAGCGGAAGGGGTGATGATCAACTCCGAGCGCAATATCACGCTTATGCAAGAAGCGGTGAACCCACCCGGCGAAGCCATGGCTGATTGGGAAATTATTGCGCGCGTTGCCTGCGAAATGGGTTTTAGTGAGGGATTCAGTTTTAATTCTGCCGCCGAAGTATTTGAAGAAATCAAACAAAGTTACAACCCAAAAACCGGTTACGATTTGCGCGGCGTAAATTACACGCGTTTGCGCGAAGCGCCGCTGCAATGGCCCTGCGCCGATGAAACTTCTACGCGCAATCCTATTCGTTATTTAAATACCGGCATCAATCAACCGCTTAAAATCGCGGAGGACGGCAGCAAACCCTTTATTCAATTTGCGACTGATTCCGGCAAAGCAATTTTTCACGCGCGCCCCCATGTGGATGCGGCAGAAATGCCGAGTGCTGAATTCCCCATTATTCTGAATACTGGCCGTGTGCAACACCAATGGCACACGCTTACCAAAACCGGAAAAATCGCCACGCTCAATAAATTAAACCCCGGCACGTTTGTGGAAATTAATCCGCAGGATGCAACCGAGTTGGGCATTAAAAACAAAGACAAAGTGGAAATCCGCTCGCGTCGCGGCTACGCCATTTTGCCTGCAGTGGTGACTGATCGGGTACAACCCGGTTGCTGTTTTGCACCGATTCACTGGAACGATGTTTACGGCGATAACCTCTGCATCAATGCGGTGACCAGCGATAAAATCGATGCAATTTCCCAGCAGCCAGAATTAAAAGTGGCTGCGGTCGCATTAAAACGCGTAGAAGTGTTTGCCGAAGCAAGCGATTCCACCGACGACTCCGCACAAAACGCCAATAACCATGAGTACGACTATGAAATGCCCATGGCCTTTGCTGCAGTGAGCGAGGAAACCAGCATGACCTTGATTAAAACCTTCGCTAGCAAAATCGGTGTAGTGGAAGCCGTAGCACCCGAATTTTCCGATGCTGAGCTGATTTATTTGGGCGGTTATGTGAGCGGCCTGCAAGCCAGTGCCAAGGCGATTTCCGCCGTGCCTGCGCTACCTGCTGATGCGCCCATCGCACCGCCGCATCGCACCTGGGTAAATGGTTTGCTCGCTGGAATGTTTAGCCGTGTGTTGCCTGCAGGTGTTGCCGCCATGGGGGTGGTTGCACCTGCGCAAGCCAAACCGGAATTGGTGCTGCTTTGGGCATCACAAACCGGTAATGCAGAAGCGCTCGCCGAAAAATTCGCGCAGCAATTATCGGTGCAGGGTTGGGCGGTTAATCTCCAATCCATGAATGATTATTCGGTAGAGAAACTAGCAAAGAATAAAGTTGTGGTATTCGTTACCAGCACCTTTGGCGATGGCGATGCGCCTGATAACGGCGGCGATTTCTGGGGTCAGTTAACCAGCGATACCGCACCGGATTTAAGTGCTGTGCAATTTGCCTTGTTGGCGTTGGGTGATTCCAATTACGACCAATTCTGTGGTCATGGAAAAAAATTATTTGCGCGTTTGCAGGCATTGGGTGCTAGCGCATTGGTAGAGCGGGTGGATTGCGATAGCGATTTTGAGTCGCCAGCAGCAGAATGGTTTGCTAAGCTCAGCGAGCAATTAGCACCCCTAACTTCTGTTATCACAGCATCTGCGGCGAATTCATTACCATCCATGACTGCAACTACCCATCCAGCATCCACCGTGCCTTCTTTATCGGCTGCTTATAGCAAAGCCAATCCCTATGCTTCGCGCCTGGTTCTCAATCAACGTTTAAATCGCGAAGGTTCCGGTAAGGATGTTCGCCAATTTGGTTTTGATTTGGGCGATTCAGGCATTACTTATGAAGCGGGTGATGCGCTGGGTGTTTGGCCAAAAAATTGCCCTGACTATGTCTTTGAGCTTGAGCAAGCGCTGAACTTTAATGCAGAAGCGCCTGTGGTGGTGGACACCCACGAAAAACCGCTGCATCAAGCGCTGCTGGAAAATTATGAAATTTGCCGCCCCAGTTTGGAGGCGCTGAATTTTATTGCGCAGCGCAGCAATAGCAGCGAATTAAAAAAGTTACTCGACGCAGAACACAAAGCTGAATTACAAGAATGGCTTTACGGTCGTCAACTTGCGGATATTTTGCAAGAGTTCCCCATTCGCGCGGGTGTGGATGAATTTTTACCGCTACTAAAACGCATGCAACCGCGTTTATATTCCATCGCCTCAAGTTCAAAAGCGCAACCAACCCGAATTGACCTTACGGTTTCGGCGGTGCGCTATAGTCGTTTCCGCGACAGCAAAAAAATTCGCAAAGGTGTTGCATCAACATTTTTAGCGGATCGTGCCGAAGGCGTTGATGTTCCCATCTTCGTACAACCCAGCAAACATTTCCATGTGCCGGAAAATGGTGATACACCGTTGATCATGGTCGGCCCCGGCACCGGTGTTGCTCCCTTCCGTGGATTTTTACAAGAGCGCCAGGCACGCGGTGATGCGGGTAAAAATTGGTTGTTCTTCGGTGAGCAACACGCCGCCAGCGATTTTTATTATCAGGATGAAATCCAACAATTCCAAAAAGACGGTGTGCTGAATGAATTAAGTCTCGCCTTCTCGCGCGATCAAACACAAAAAATCTATGTGCAAGACCGCATGCTCGAACGCGGCGCCGAATTGTGGGAATGGTTAGAGCAGGGTGCTTACTTCTGTGTCTGCGGCGACGCCAGCCGCATGGCAAAAGACGTAGACCAGGCCCTGCGCGACATCATCCAGCAATACGGAAAATTTGATGAGGCCGAAACCGTTAACTACATCCGCAAATTAAATATGGATAAACGCTATTTGCGCGATGTGTATTAA
- a CDS encoding methyl-accepting chemotaxis protein, which translates to MSMKLKLILLGLLPGIAILIVLLVLVSSRMQGVVDRDMDILRDTLLSAHKNELRNSLDIASSLVKPLYDAAPAGDSAQKDQAIALLKQLKYGKDGYYFGYDGNSVRVFSGSDSARIGDSFRDYKDVNGVFLINELVKQGQAGGGFVTYHFPRLGQGDTAYPKLSYAIWLDKWNLMLGTGFYIDNIDEAVASARAVADEHITATLMWVFAAALVLLGAIALLAVYIANKTLAPLNGLVRSLEDIARGGGDLTRRLTRTSDDEIGAVISAFNSFVDSIHGMIQRIQQLTLQVASIGQQVSQDTRATHQTLDNQREQTLQVASAINEMAASAVEVARSTQDAATAANVAESTTKDAQTTAAKSIDNIQALSSEVKLNTDGLQQLQKEVNGIGAVSDVIRGIAEQTNLLALNASIEAARAGEQGRGFAVVADEVRALAARTQASTEEIQQMIQRLQASTTAASDSIKRSLVKGDVSVQMVCATSDALGAIDQQVSTISQRGLQIATAAEEQTQVIESINRNMHAIADATESASRYAARSQQSGNELASVGTELQQLVGQFKT; encoded by the coding sequence ATGTCAATGAAACTCAAATTGATTTTGCTTGGGCTACTGCCCGGTATCGCTATTCTTATCGTGCTCTTGGTGTTAGTTAGTTCGCGCATGCAAGGCGTAGTTGATAGAGATATGGACATATTGCGCGACACCCTGCTCAGCGCGCATAAAAACGAACTGCGCAATTCGCTGGATATCGCCAGCTCCCTCGTTAAGCCCTTATACGATGCCGCTCCCGCGGGCGACTCCGCGCAAAAAGATCAGGCCATCGCCCTGCTGAAGCAGCTTAAATACGGTAAGGATGGCTATTACTTTGGCTACGACGGCAATTCAGTGCGGGTATTTTCCGGTAGCGACAGCGCACGTATTGGCGACAGCTTTCGCGACTACAAAGACGTTAATGGTGTGTTCCTGATCAACGAGTTGGTCAAACAAGGGCAGGCAGGCGGTGGCTTTGTGACCTATCACTTCCCGCGTTTGGGGCAGGGCGATACCGCCTACCCAAAATTAAGCTATGCCATTTGGCTCGATAAATGGAACCTGATGCTGGGCACCGGTTTTTACATCGACAATATTGATGAAGCTGTCGCTTCGGCGCGCGCCGTGGCCGATGAGCATATTACCGCGACCCTGATGTGGGTGTTTGCGGCAGCGTTGGTATTGCTCGGGGCGATAGCGCTGCTTGCGGTGTATATCGCCAATAAAACTCTGGCACCACTCAATGGTTTGGTGCGCAGCCTTGAAGATATTGCGCGCGGCGGTGGCGATTTAACCCGCCGTTTAACCCGTACCAGCGACGACGAAATCGGCGCGGTAATCAGTGCCTTTAACAGCTTTGTCGATTCCATCCACGGCATGATCCAACGCATCCAGCAGCTCACCTTGCAGGTTGCCAGCATCGGCCAGCAGGTATCGCAAGACACCCGCGCTACCCACCAAACCCTGGATAACCAGCGCGAACAAACCCTGCAAGTCGCCAGCGCTATTAATGAGATGGCAGCGTCGGCGGTAGAAGTGGCGCGCAGTACCCAGGACGCAGCAACGGCAGCCAATGTAGCGGAATCCACCACCAAAGATGCGCAAACAACGGCGGCCAAATCTATCGATAACATTCAGGCGCTGTCGTCGGAAGTCAAACTCAATACCGATGGTTTGCAGCAGCTGCAGAAAGAAGTAAACGGCATTGGCGCTGTGTCGGATGTGATTCGCGGCATCGCCGAGCAGACCAACTTGCTCGCACTCAATGCCTCTATCGAAGCGGCGCGTGCTGGCGAACAGGGGCGCGGTTTTGCGGTGGTGGCCGACGAAGTACGCGCTTTGGCAGCCCGCACCCAAGCCTCTACCGAAGAAATCCAACAGATGATCCAACGCCTGCAAGCCAGTACCACGGCAGCGAGCGATTCAATCAAACGCAGTTTGGTGAAGGGTGATGTCTCGGTGCAAATGGTGTGTGCAACATCGGATGCGCTCGGCGCTATTGATCAACAGGTTAGCACTATTAGTCAGCGCGGTTTGCAAATCGCCACCGCCGCCGAGGAGCAGACCCAGGTGATTGAGTCTATCAACCGCAACATGCACGCCATTGCTGATGCCACAGAATCCGCCAGTCGCTACGCTGCCCGCTCCCAGCAGTCAGGCAATGAATTGGCGAGTGTTGGTACGGAGCTGCAGCAGTTGGTAGGGCAGTTTAAGACCTAA
- a CDS encoding EAL domain-containing protein: MTSNDTIRLLILNNQRSEAERLISMLHASGHPCRAQHVESEEALVKLLQEQSWDLLIGNMNSTAPTPAIAIKQIRRLNKDVPVILQYEADEDESPFAVVEGLRLGAADVIDLDDDQHLLLVIDRELQNREQRQARRNTDRRFREAERRSQQLLDSSRDAIAFIQDGLYLYANESFAELFGYEDKDEIEAMPIMDMVAKADQARLKTFLKDFVFKGDDAESSSVGFTGLKEDGSETHIDLEVSLVTYDEEPCIQFLARAASAHIAHSNNEELEAQLKQIKWQDVVTGTYNRQYLLNHLEHIIDNVDEKQHSCLFYIELDEFSERIKNSFGVAGADLALVDIATLLRGKAHTSDTIARLGDSTFAIITHNLKADAAVNRAQQLCKDIEGHIIEIDHKTLQVTCSIGISLINETTTSTNTVIEQARQAMEKVRANKGNGAMLFEPDSPKGEIKIDINATLQQALANDRFRLLFQPIISLRGSDEEYYEVYLRMIDESGAEISPNIFFEAASNISACTKIDRWVILESIKMLSQHRAKGNKTKLIVNISRQSLCDESLLPWLAVAFKAAKLSPDAVVFQAQEIDVTNHLNAAKNFADGIKKLNTQFSISNFGCSLNPFNALTHVAAGMIKVDGSFTSDIQNNNESPETLIQLIEKLNEESKITLVPFVENASVLSTLWQAGAHYIQGHYLQEPSSGMNYDFNMES, encoded by the coding sequence ATGACTAGTAACGATACGATTCGATTGCTGATTCTGAACAACCAGCGTTCAGAGGCAGAGCGCCTGATAAGTATGCTGCATGCATCCGGTCACCCCTGCCGCGCACAACACGTGGAAAGCGAAGAGGCATTGGTAAAATTGCTGCAAGAGCAGAGCTGGGATCTGCTTATCGGCAATATGAACAGCACCGCTCCTACTCCCGCGATTGCCATCAAACAAATCCGCCGCCTTAACAAAGACGTACCGGTAATTCTGCAATATGAAGCAGACGAGGATGAAAGCCCATTTGCAGTCGTAGAAGGCCTGCGTTTGGGCGCTGCGGATGTTATCGACCTGGATGACGACCAACATCTGTTGCTGGTCATTGATCGCGAGTTGCAAAACCGCGAACAGCGCCAGGCACGCCGCAATACTGACCGCCGTTTTCGCGAAGCCGAGCGCCGCAGCCAGCAATTGTTAGATAGCTCGCGCGATGCCATTGCCTTTATTCAGGATGGCCTCTACCTCTACGCCAATGAATCCTTTGCCGAACTTTTTGGCTATGAAGACAAAGACGAAATCGAAGCCATGCCGATTATGGATATGGTGGCCAAAGCCGATCAGGCGCGGCTTAAAACCTTCCTCAAAGATTTTGTCTTCAAAGGCGATGATGCGGAATCCAGCAGCGTTGGTTTCACTGGCTTAAAAGAAGATGGCAGCGAAACCCATATTGATTTGGAAGTGTCGCTAGTCACCTATGACGAAGAGCCATGCATTCAGTTTTTGGCACGCGCGGCATCCGCACACATCGCCCACAGCAACAACGAAGAACTGGAAGCGCAGCTCAAACAAATCAAATGGCAGGATGTGGTTACCGGCACTTACAACCGCCAATACCTACTCAACCACCTTGAACACATCATTGATAACGTGGATGAAAAACAGCATTCCTGCCTGTTTTATATCGAACTGGATGAATTCAGCGAACGCATCAAAAACAGTTTTGGTGTAGCCGGGGCAGACTTGGCGCTGGTGGACATTGCCACCCTGCTGCGCGGTAAGGCCCACACCAGTGACACTATCGCCCGTCTGGGCGATTCCACGTTTGCCATCATCACCCACAACCTCAAAGCGGATGCGGCGGTGAATCGCGCCCAACAGCTGTGTAAAGACATCGAAGGTCATATTATCGAGATCGACCATAAAACCCTGCAGGTGACCTGCAGCATTGGTATCTCCTTAATTAATGAAACCACCACCAGCACCAACACGGTGATTGAACAAGCGCGACAGGCGATGGAGAAAGTCAGGGCTAACAAGGGCAATGGCGCCATGTTGTTTGAGCCCGACTCACCCAAGGGTGAGATCAAGATCGACATCAACGCCACGCTGCAACAAGCTTTGGCCAATGACCGTTTCCGCCTATTGTTCCAACCCATCATCAGCCTGCGCGGTTCCGACGAGGAATATTACGAAGTTTATCTGCGTATGATTGATGAAAGTGGTGCGGAAATTTCGCCAAATATCTTTTTTGAGGCGGCATCCAACATCAGTGCCTGTACCAAGATAGATCGCTGGGTGATTTTGGAATCTATCAAAATGCTGTCGCAGCATCGCGCCAAGGGCAATAAAACCAAACTTATCGTCAATATCAGCCGCCAGTCGCTGTGCGATGAATCACTGCTACCCTGGCTCGCCGTTGCCTTCAAAGCTGCCAAGCTATCGCCCGATGCGGTGGTATTCCAGGCGCAGGAAATTGATGTCACCAATCACTTGAATGCCGCCAAGAATTTTGCTGATGGGATTAAGAAATTAAATACACAATTCTCCATCAGCAATTTTGGCTGCTCACTGAATCCGTTTAATGCACTTACCCATGTAGCAGCAGGCATGATTAAAGTGGACGGCTCGTTTACCAGTGACATTCAAAACAACAATGAAAGCCCCGAAACCCTGATTCAGCTAATTGAAAAGTTAAACGAAGAAAGCAAAATTACGCTGGTGCCCTTTGTGGAAAATGCCAGTGTGCTCTCCACCTTGTGGCAAGCGGGCGCGCACTATATTCAAGGGCATTATTTGCAGGAGCCGAGTTCGGGCATGAATTACGATTTTAATATGGAGTCGTAA